The genomic window TCATCACGGTCCATATCTGGAAGTATCTGCCATTCTGGACCATGATCCTGGTGGCTGCGCGGCTCGGTATCCCGAAAGAATTGTATGAATCCGCGCGGATCGACGGCGCGGGAAGCGTCCAGCAGTTTCGCTATGTCACATTTCCGGCCATCGCCAACGTCTTCCTGACCAGCACGATGCTGACGACGATCTGGTCCTTGGGCGACTTCAACAGCATCTATCTGCTCACCGGCGGCGGGCCCATGGAGCGCACCAACACGCTCGCCACTATGGGCATCCGCTACGCCTTCCGCCATGCCGATTTCCAGGCGGGTATCGTCACGCTGATGTCGGCCCTGCCGATCCTCGTGCCGCTGGTGATCGTGCTCACTCGACGCCTGCGCAGGAACGCCGATGCGTGAGATCGCCCTCAAGCCGCTTCTCCGGCAGGCCGGACTGATCGTCGTCGGCGTGCTTATCCTGCTATGGACACTGCTGCCGCTCTACCACATGCTGATCCTGTCTCTGACGCCGCTGGGGGAAGGCTTCGCGGGCAAGCTATGGCCCGACGCGCCGACGCTCGACAACTATCGCATCGTGTTGACGCAGGACAATTACTACCTGTCACGCTTCTGGCTGCAACTCGGCAACAGCGTGTTCGTCGCCTTTGCGAGCTGTGTCATCGTCTTTGCCTGCAGCTTGACCGCAAGTTTCGCGATCACCCGGCTGCGGCCGCGCTTCGCGGGCCTGGCGTCGCATCTGGCCCTCATCACCTATCTCGTGCCAGCGACGTTTCTCGCCATTCCCTTCTATCAGGTGATGGGGTCCTACGGCCTGCTCGGCAGCCGCTGGGCGCTGATCATCACCATCGCGACCTTCGCCACGCCCTATGCGATCTGGGTATTGCAGCAGAACGCCGGCAGCGTGCCGCGTGAACTCGACGAGGCGGCTGAGATCGACGGCGCCAGTCCCTGGCAGGTTTTCCGCCTCGTCTACCTTCCGCTGATGGTGCCGACCATCGTGGCGGTGGGGGCTTTCGCGGTGATGCTGTCATGGAACGAATATCTCTACGCTTTCCTTCTTCTGTCGGATGAGGATCGGATTACCTTGCCGGTCATGCTCGGGCAGTTCCTGAGTGACGATTCCGCGCCATGGCCGCTCCTGATGGTCTCGGGTGTGCTTTATTCGTTGCCGCCAGCGATACTTTACTTCCTGGCGCGCCGTTACATGGCCGCGGGTCTCGCGGCCGGCAGCGTCAAGGGATGAAGGGATGAGCCTCTATCCGCCGCCGTCACCCATCGAAACCACGCTCTTCGCCGATGTCGTGGCCCAACTCGGCCTGAAGCCGCGCAGCTCACCGTGGCTCACCGCGTCCGGACTCGGCGATACGCATTCTTTTCTGGAGGGGCCGAGCTTCGATGCCGATGGCAATCTCTACGTGGTCGACACGCCTTTCGGCCGGATCCTGCGCGTCAGCCCGGGCGGGGAAGTGGCCATCGCCGCGCAGTATGACGGAGCGCCCAATGGCCTGAAGGTCCACCGCGACGGCGACATCTATATCGCCGATCGCATGAACGGCATCATGCATCTCGATCCAGTCAGCGGCCGCATCAGCGCCTATCTCGGGCGCGACCGGCTGGAACCGGGCTTCAAGGGGCCGAACGATCTCGTTTTCGCCCGCAACGGCGACCTCTATTTCACAGACCAGGGCAATACGGGCCTGCAGGACCCGACAGGACGCGTCTTTCGCCTGCGGCGCAGCGGGCAGCTCGATTGTCTGCTCGACAACGTGCCGAGCCCTAATGGCATCGCGCTCAACCCGACGGAGAACCAATTGTTCGTCGCGGTCACCTTCGCGCAGCAGGTCTGGCGCTGTCCACTCCTCGCCGATGGCTCGACACATAAGGTCGGCGTTTATCAATCCTTCTCCGGCGGGTTCAGCGGGCCCGACGGCCTGGCGGTGGATGTGGAGGGTGGGCTCGCGGTCTGCCACAACCGCATGGGCATCGTATGGATGTTCGACGGTCTCGGCATTCCGACTTATCGAATCAATTCATGCCGGGGACGGCTGACAACCAATCTCGCCTATGGCGGCCTTGACCGGCGAACTCTTTTCATCACGGAATCCGAGACAGGCTCCATCCTGAAAGCACAGGTGCCGGTTCCCGGGCTGGATTTACGAGCCGCCACTCATCCGCCTATCCAAATCCGATAATGCCAGCCATGCATCCACGTTTGCGATGGAGTGGCACGCGCAGTAGTGAAGCTGCGCCGAGATAACTCGGCAGGAATTGACAGCATATCTCAATCGGGTATATACCCGCATCGATGTCGATCCCATGTTATTGCATCCATCTGAAGACCGCGACTCGCAAGCTAACGGCGCTGTATGATGCGGCGTTGGAACCGATCGGCATTAATATCTCGCAATTCTCGCTGCTTAGAAACATCGAGCGTCGTCAACCGGTCAGCCTGACCGAACTCGGCAGGGAACTGCATCTCGACCGCTCGACGATGGGCCGCAACATCCGCGTTATCGAGAAGATGGGCCTGGTCGAGATGGGGCGCGGGGACGACCAGCGCGAATCGAAGGTAAGCCTCAGCGGGCATGGTGCCGACATGCTGCGGAAGGCCGAGCCGATATGGGACGATTGCCAGGCCGAAGTTGTTCGTCGTATCGGCGAACGGCGCTTGCAGGCGCTTCGTGAGATCAACGCGCTGCTCTAGTTTTTCGCTTGAAACGGGTATGTACCCGTAGATTGGAAAAGACCATGTCATCGCCTGCCTTCGCGGAAGCCTCCGGCCTTCCCGCCATCCTGGCCCGCCGTGGTCTTCACTATGGCTGGGTGGTGGCGAGCGTGACGTTCCTGGCCATGCTGGTGACGGCCGGAGCGGTCGGCGCGCCGGGCGTGTTGATCGGGCCGCTGCAGAAGGAGTTCGGCTGGTCAGCCTCAGAGATCTCCTCGGCCTTTGCTGTGCGTCTCGTCCTGTTCGGCTTGCTCGGCCCGTTTGCTGCGGCCTTCATGAACCGCTTCGGTGTCCGGCGTGTCGCGGCCACCGCGTTGAGCTTGGTCGCAGCTGGAGTGATCGGCTCATTCGCGATGACGACGCTTTGGCAGCTATTCCTCCTCTGGGGCGTGGTCGTCGGCTTCGGAACCGGAATGACCGCTCTGGTGCTGGGCGCGACCGTGGCGACACGCTGGTTCTCGGCCCGTCGCGGCCTGGTGATCGGCCTGTTGACCGCGAGCACGGCGACAGGCCAGCTCGTTTTTTTGCCGCTGCTCGCGAGCCTGACCGAGGCCTTTGGCTGGCGCGCTGCTCTCGGTCTCGTCCTCGGAATGTTGCTTCTCGCTGCCGTTGTCGTTCTGACGCTGATGCGCGACCGACCCTCCGATATCGGGCTCGCCCCCTATGGCGCGGCTGATCCGACACCTATTCCCGCTCCAGCACAGCTATCGTTCGCAGCGATGCTCGCTTCTCCTCTCGTGGCGCTGCGGGACGCATCGCGCTCACGCACCTTCTGGGTGCTGTTCGGGACCTTCTTCATCTGTGGTGCCAGCACGAATGGCCTTGTGCAGACGCATTTTGTGTCGCTGTGCGGCGATTTCGGCATTGTGCCGGTTGCCGCCGCGGGCATGCTCGCCGTCATCGGTGTCTTCGATTTCGCCGGCACGGTCGGTTCGGGGTGGTTGTCCGACCGCTTCGAGAGCCGCAACTTGCTGTTCTGGTATTACGGCCTGCGCGGGCTTTCGCTGATCTACCTGCCATTCACTTCATTCAGCTTCTACGAGCTGTCGATCTTCGCGGTCTTCTACGGGCTCGACTGGGTCGCCACCGTGCCTCCCACCATCAAGCTCACGGCCGACCGGTTCGGAGAGCGGGCAAACCTCGTTTTCGGATGGATCTTCGCCGGTCATCAGCTGGGTGCTGCCTTCGCGGCCTGGGGCGGCGGGTTCAGCCGCACGGCCTATGAGAGCTACCTGCCAGCCTTCCTCATCGCCGGCATCCTCTGCCTCATCGCGGCCATTTCCATCGTCGCCATCAGGGAGCCCCGGCATCCCGCGCTCAAGCCAGCTGCCGCGTAGCGCGAGAGTCCTCGCATCACGCGGTTGCGTACTCCAAGAAGGAACATGCCATGCATAAGGCTGAGATCATCCTCGCTCATCCCGTCCGCACGCCGATCGGCGGCTATAACGGTGCGCTGAAGACGATGCCCGCCACAGCGCTCGGCGCTATTGTGGTGCGCGAGACTCTGAAGCGCGCGGCATTGGATCCCGCAGGTGTCAATGCGGTGGTGTTGGGGAACGTCATCCAGGCCGGAAACCGCATGAATCCCGCGCGGCAGGCTTCGGTGGACGGCGGGGTTCCGGTGACCGTGCCGGCGCTCACCGTCAACCGCGTCTGTGGGTCCGGCGCGCAGGCTATCGTCTCCGCGGCCCAGGAAATCTCGGCGGGGGATGCGGCCCTCGTGGTTGCCGGCGGCATGGAGAACATGGACCGTGCGCCCTATCTGCTGGAAGGCGGACGCTGGGGATATCGGATGGGGCCAGCGACCGTGCTCGACAGCATGATGACCGATGGCCTCAACGACGCCTTTTCGGGGGAGCATTCCGGCTGGCACACCGAGGACCTGGTCGAGAAGCAGCAGATCACCCGAGAGGAGCAGGACGCGTTCTCCGTGCGCTCTCAGCAACGCTTTCACGCCGCGCAGAAGGCCGGTCACTTCAAGGCAGAGATCGTCCCCGTCGATGTGAAGGGGCGCAAAGGGACCGAAGTCTTCGCCACCGACGAGGCGCCGCGGCCTGACACCACCATGGAGGTGCTAGCGAAGCTAAAGCCGGCGTTCCGCCCGAATGGATCGATCACTGCGGGAAATGCACCGGGTCTCAACAGCGCGGCCGCCGCAATGATCGTCGCGGAGCGTCGCCATGCCGAAGGCAGAGGCATCGAACCGATCGGGAAGCTGGTGGCCCATGGTGTCTCAGCGGTCGAACCCGGGTTGTTCGGGCTTGGTCCGGTGCCGGCTGTTCGTAAGGCGCTTGAGAAGGCCGGTTGGTCTCTCGGAGATATCGATCGGATCGAGATCAACGAAGCCTTCGCGGCGGTGCCCATCGCGGTCGCGCGGGAGCTCGGCCTGCCGGCGGATATTGTCAATGTTGAAGGCGGGGCCATCGCCCATGGCCACCCCATCGGAGCGACGGGCGCCATTCTCGTGACGCGCCTTCTTCATGCGATGAAGCGCGACGGCTTGCGCAGAGGCATGGTGACGCTGTGCATCGGCGGCGGCCAGGGTATCGCTCTGGCTCTCGAAGCCGTCTGAGTGCTTCCAACGGCGGGCAGCGTCGAGGCAACCACAAAGGTCGCAGTCACCTGAAACGGTCGCGGAAGAAATGGCGGCTAGAGTAGCCTGTACGATTTGCACGGTAAGGACTTCCTTGCCGGCATGGGGAGAACCTCGGCTAACCCCAGTAGGCGGGGCTGGGTGGCGTATTGAGTGGTTCTGGTACTGCGGTCCAGGCGTAGCCGGTGGATCGTAGGCGTTCGGCTCGCTGGTGCCGTTGGGGGACCGCTTCGTAGGTTTGTCGATCTTATCCAAGACCTGCAGAGATTGAATCAAGATTTCGTCAATAGTGGGGTTGCACTGCAAGGTAAATATCAGGAATCGCCAGAGTCCCAGCAGGTTGAAAAAGCTAAGCGTAAGCTTTGGACGAACCTGGTATCGAACGCGTATGAAATCTATTTCTGGGCCGTCATCGACCTCGGGATTTCAATGTCATGAGGCGTATAGCGTTTCCGAGTCCGCGAGATCAGCGACGTCCGGCCCCCTTTCGCAATCGATGAAGAGGGGCAATCGCGGGGTTTGGCCTTGGCGGCTAATCGATGAAGCGGACGGTTGTACCCGGCTTGACGAGTTGAGCCAGTTCCTGGGCATCCCAGTTCGTGAGTCGGACGCAGCCGTGTGACGAGGTTTTGCCGATGCGTGACGGCTCAGGCGTTCCATGGATACCGAACGTGGGCTTCGAGAGCTCAATCCAGACCGTTCCGACCGGATTGTTCGGGCCCTTGGCAAGCACGAGCCGGCGCTTGTTTCGGCCCTGCTGGAAATTCTTGACGGGGTCGTAGTGGTAACTGGGGTTCCTCACGACGCGCACAACCTGATATTCACCTTCTGGCGAGGGTGTGTCCGTGCTGCCGATGGTGGCGGGATAGCTGGCGATCGTCTCCCCTGCCGCATTCAGAGCGCGAACCAAGCTCATCGCCTTGTCAGCCTCGATGGTCCGTGCGTCATCGGACGGGAGTTTCCGTGCCGCCGAGATGACGTAAAGCATCTCGCCAGGCCTGCGGTAACGGGCTTTGGGATTGAGGGATCGCAGCAGATCCTCGCTCATCTTAAAGCGCTCAGCGAACATTTCGCGCGCGTTCTGGTAGCCGAGGCGCTTCATACGCGCCTGGCGGGCATAATCATGGGGAATGCGCCCGACAAACTTCGATTTCATGTCCTCCTTGGTCACACTGTAGTCGCGGAGGATGTCTTTGCTCGTATCGCCTTGCAGGGCTCGCCATGTGGCCTCGTCCACGACGTCGCCCGCGCCGAGATTGCGTTGGCGCCGGAACTCGGCGATCGCCTTCCTGTAATTGTCGCCGTCCATTCCATCGATCTCACCGGGAGAGATCCCCTGACGCGCCAGCAATGTCTGGGTCTTGACGAGCGATGCGATCGGGCGGTGGCTCTTGGCCTTTGCCGGAAGGGGGCGCCCGGCGTTATTGATCTCATCCACCGAGAGGGCTTGTGCGGCTCCCATTGCCAGCACGAGGAAACACACCGGCAGAGCGGCACCAAGCTTCCGAAACAAGACATGCGTGTATGGAAACATGCAATCCACCTCAGCAGCAGCCTGTGGTGGAAAACGCGACCTTAGTCTCTCAAGTTCCCGTTGAGCCCAAGTCTGGGAATTTCTTGATCTATTTTTTGAACGAAGCCAGTCCGAAATAGACGGACTTGCGCTACGTCTTACCGCCGGAAACCGCGTGCATTGAAGCGCTGGCCCCGCCTTCGGGGCCAGCCGAACCGGCATCACGCGAGGGAGATGGCCTCGCGCTCCCAGCCCGTCTCCCGTGCGCCCTTGTACGCTGTGACCTCGATCTCCACGAGATATTCCTTCGAGGCCAGCGGGCAGGCGGTGATGGTCACGACCGGATCGATGCCACGGAAACGCTCGCCCCAATGGTCCAGCAGCTCCGGGTTGTGGCTGGGATCGGGAATATAGATGCGAGCCCGCACGATGTCCTCAAGATCCGCGCCCGCGGCCTGAAGCGCCTTCTGGATGTTGTAGATGGTCTGCTTGAGCTGGCCGAGCGGCGTGGTCGGCATTTCCTTGGTGGCGTGATTGCGGCCGGCCGTATTGGACACCAGAACCCAGTCGCCGATCACGACGGCACGGCTATAGGAGTATCGCTCTTCATAGGCGGAACCGGATTTGAGCTTCTTGTGCATGGACACTCTTCTTTCGGACATGAACCAGCCTCCCGGACAAGCGGGGAGTAGCGAGCAGGGAATGGGAGGCCGTCCCGCTGGAGCAAGCGGGACGGGAGGCGTCAGCCGGCGATGTAGACGACCTGCGTCTCGGTGAACTCGTAGAGCCCGTGCTTGCCGTCGGCGCCGCCGATGCCGGACTTGCGACGCCCAGCGTGGAAACCCTGCATGGCCTCGAAGTTCTCGCGGTTGATATAGGTTTCGCCGAACTTCAACTCGCGCGAGGCCTTCAGGGCCGCCTGCAGATCGCGCGTGTAGATCGACGAGGTCAGGCCGTAGTCGGAATCATTCGACAGGGCGATGGCTTCGTCCAAGCTGTCGACGATCTGGATCGGAAGCACCGGGCCGAAGGTTTCGCGGCGCATGATGTCCATATCGGCCGTGGCCCCCACGAGCAACGTCGGCTCGTAATGGTAGCCTTGGCCGAGGTCGGCCTTGCGGCCCCCCGTGACGACCTGCGCGCCCTGCTGGCGTGCCAGATCCACCGCCGCGGCGACCTTGTCGAGGCCGGCCTGGTTGATCAGCGGCCCCATATGCAAGTCGTCCTCGGAGGCCGGATTGCCGTAGCGGGTGCCTTCGAACAGCGTCTTCAGCTTTGCGACGAGAGCATCATGGACGTCGCGCTCCACATAGACGCGCTCGGCACAGTTGCACACCTGTCCCGTGTTGATTACGCGGGAGGCGAAGATAGCCTGGGCCGCGAGGTCGAGATCCGCGTCCTTGAGCACGATCGCCGGGGCCTTGCCGCCGAGTTCGAGATTGACGCGCGTCAGGTTCCGCCCGGCGAGCTGCATGATGTGCGATCCGGTGCCGACCGAACCGGTGAAGGTGATGAGGTCGATGCCCGGGTGGGCGGCCAGCGCCTGGCCGGTGCTGGCGCCGCGCCCGCCAACCAGGTTGAATACGCCCTTCGGCAGATCGGTCTGATCCACCAGCTCCGCGAAGATATGGGCGTTGATCGGCGTTTCCTCGCTCGGCTTGATGACGATGGTGTTGCCGGTCACCAGTGCCGGGGAGAGCTTGCGGGCGATGAGGAAGAAGGGGAAGTTCCAGGGCAGGATGCCCGCGACGACACCCACCGGCTTGCGCAGGAGCAGCATGGTTTCGTTGGGGCGGTCGCTGGTGAGCACCTCACCCTCAATGCGGCGCGCCCACTCGGCCATATAGTCGATATAGTCGGCGGTGAAATCCACTTCGACCTGAGCGAGGCCGCGGATCTTGCCCTGTTCCTGGACAAGAATGTCGGCGAGCGCGACCCGGTTCTCGCGAACTTTCGCCGAGATCTGGCGCAGATAGCCAGCGCGCTCGATCGCCGGGAGCTTTTCCCAGCTTGACTGGGCGCGGCGCGCGGCGGCGACGGCGCGATCCACTTCGGCGGTGTCGCTCTCTGGAACACGTCCTATCACCGCGCCGGTTGACGGATTGATCACGTCGATCAGCCCGGCGTGGCTGTCGGAGAACGCGCCGTCGATATAGGTACGATAGGTCCGGTCAAGGCCCAGGAATGCATTGCTGGCCATATTGGCTCCTCTAAGCGGAAAGGGGCTGCCATGGCGGCGTGCCATGGTCGGAACGGGAAAGAGGCGCGGCGGATCAGAAGTTTGGTTCGAGCGTGCAGTTCACGGCGAACTCGGCCACCACCGCCTCGTTGGGAAGATCAAGCAGCAGCGCGGTAATGCGCGCGAGATCCTCGGGCTGGGTCATCTTCTCCGGTGCCATCGCGGTCAGCGAGAACGCCATTTCGGTGGCGACAAAGCCCGGGCAGATCGCAGTCGCACGGATGCCGACGTCGAAGCCCTCCTGGCGGA from Hyphomicrobiales bacterium includes these protein-coding regions:
- a CDS encoding Carbohydrate ABC transporter membrane protein 2 (CUT1 family), with protein sequence MREIALKPLLRQAGLIVVGVLILLWTLLPLYHMLILSLTPLGEGFAGKLWPDAPTLDNYRIVLTQDNYYLSRFWLQLGNSVFVAFASCVIVFACSLTASFAITRLRPRFAGLASHLALITYLVPATFLAIPFYQVMGSYGLLGSRWALIITIATFATPYAIWVLQQNAGSVPRELDEAAEIDGASPWQVFRLVYLPLMVPTIVAVGAFAVMLSWNEYLYAFLLLSDEDRITLPVMLGQFLSDDSAPWPLLMVSGVLYSLPPAILYFLARRYMAAGLAAGSVKG
- the thlA gene encoding Acetyl-CoA acetyltransferase; translation: MHKAEIILAHPVRTPIGGYNGALKTMPATALGAIVVRETLKRAALDPAGVNAVVLGNVIQAGNRMNPARQASVDGGVPVTVPALTVNRVCGSGAQAIVSAAQEISAGDAALVVAGGMENMDRAPYLLEGGRWGYRMGPATVLDSMMTDGLNDAFSGEHSGWHTEDLVEKQQITREEQDAFSVRSQQRFHAAQKAGHFKAEIVPVDVKGRKGTEVFATDEAPRPDTTMEVLAKLKPAFRPNGSITAGNAPGLNSAAAAMIVAERRHAEGRGIEPIGKLVAHGVSAVEPGLFGLGPVPAVRKALEKAGWSLGDIDRIEINEAFAAVPIAVARELGLPADIVNVEGGAIAHGHPIGATGAILVTRLLHAMKRDGLRRGMVTLCIGGGQGIALALEAV
- a CDS encoding conserved hypothetical protein (Evidence 4 : Unknown function but conserved in other organisms), producing MSERRVSMHKKLKSGSAYEERYSYSRAVVIGDWVLVSNTAGRNHATKEMPTTPLGQLKQTIYNIQKALQAAGADLEDIVRARIYIPDPSHNPELLDHWGERFRGIDPVVTITACPLASKEYLVEIEVTAYKGARETGWEREAISLA
- a CDS encoding YkuD domain-containing protein, which encodes MFPYTHVLFRKLGAALPVCFLVLAMGAAQALSVDEINNAGRPLPAKAKSHRPIASLVKTQTLLARQGISPGEIDGMDGDNYRKAIAEFRRQRNLGAGDVVDEATWRALQGDTSKDILRDYSVTKEDMKSKFVGRIPHDYARQARMKRLGYQNAREMFAERFKMSEDLLRSLNPKARYRRPGEMLYVISAARKLPSDDARTIEADKAMSLVRALNAAGETIASYPATIGSTDTPSPEGEYQVVRVVRNPSYHYDPVKNFQQGRNKRRLVLAKGPNNPVGTVWIELSKPTFGIHGTPEPSRIGKTSSHGCVRLTNWDAQELAQLVKPGTTVRFID
- a CDS encoding MFS transporter, producing MSSPAFAEASGLPAILARRGLHYGWVVASVTFLAMLVTAGAVGAPGVLIGPLQKEFGWSASEISSAFAVRLVLFGLLGPFAAAFMNRFGVRRVAATALSLVAAGVIGSFAMTTLWQLFLLWGVVVGFGTGMTALVLGATVATRWFSARRGLVIGLLTASTATGQLVFLPLLASLTEAFGWRAALGLVLGMLLLAAVVVLTLMRDRPSDIGLAPYGAADPTPIPAPAQLSFAAMLASPLVALRDASRSRTFWVLFGTFFICGASTNGLVQTHFVSLCGDFGIVPVAAAGMLAVIGVFDFAGTVGSGWLSDRFESRNLLFWYYGLRGLSLIYLPFTSFSFYELSIFAVFYGLDWVATVPPTIKLTADRFGERANLVFGWIFAGHQLGAAFAAWGGGFSRTAYESYLPAFLIAGILCLIAAISIVAIREPRHPALKPAAA
- a CDS encoding MarR family transcriptional regulator; this encodes MSIPCYCIHLKTATRKLTALYDAALEPIGINISQFSLLRNIERRQPVSLTELGRELHLDRSTMGRNIRVIEKMGLVEMGRGDDQRESKVSLSGHGADMLRKAEPIWDDCQAEVVRRIGERRLQALREINALL
- a CDS encoding Gluconolactonase encodes the protein MSLYPPPSPIETTLFADVVAQLGLKPRSSPWLTASGLGDTHSFLEGPSFDADGNLYVVDTPFGRILRVSPGGEVAIAAQYDGAPNGLKVHRDGDIYIADRMNGIMHLDPVSGRISAYLGRDRLEPGFKGPNDLVFARNGDLYFTDQGNTGLQDPTGRVFRLRRSGQLDCLLDNVPSPNGIALNPTENQLFVAVTFAQQVWRCPLLADGSTHKVGVYQSFSGGFSGPDGLAVDVEGGLAVCHNRMGIVWMFDGLGIPTYRINSCRGRLTTNLAYGGLDRRTLFITESETGSILKAQVPVPGLDLRAATHPPIQIR
- a CDS encoding hypothetical protein (Evidence 5 : Unknown function), which encodes MVLVLRSRRSRWIVGVRLAGAVGGPLRRFVDLIQDLQRLNQDFVNSGVALQGKYQESPESQQVEKAKRKLWTNLVSNAYEIYFWAVIDLGISMS
- the aldA gene encoding aldehyde dehydrogenase A, with the protein product MASNAFLGLDRTYRTYIDGAFSDSHAGLIDVINPSTGAVIGRVPESDTAEVDRAVAAARRAQSSWEKLPAIERAGYLRQISAKVRENRVALADILVQEQGKIRGLAQVEVDFTADYIDYMAEWARRIEGEVLTSDRPNETMLLLRKPVGVVAGILPWNFPFFLIARKLSPALVTGNTIVIKPSEETPINAHIFAELVDQTDLPKGVFNLVGGRGASTGQALAAHPGIDLITFTGSVGTGSHIMQLAGRNLTRVNLELGGKAPAIVLKDADLDLAAQAIFASRVINTGQVCNCAERVYVERDVHDALVAKLKTLFEGTRYGNPASEDDLHMGPLINQAGLDKVAAAVDLARQQGAQVVTGGRKADLGQGYHYEPTLLVGATADMDIMRRETFGPVLPIQIVDSLDEAIALSNDSDYGLTSSIYTRDLQAALKASRELKFGETYINRENFEAMQGFHAGRRKSGIGGADGKHGLYEFTETQVVYIAG